Proteins from a single region of Neodiprion virginianus isolate iyNeoVirg1 chromosome 4, iyNeoVirg1.1, whole genome shotgun sequence:
- the LOC124301802 gene encoding protein Spindly-like: MLDGGDDSSLKTNQKKTNEELKYEMSELNKLLNAETEYNEKYQQEMHEMRQKLGAALAMQKDLFESNELLEENLTRHKLDAEMKTNQLLEKFANEKKDYQEQLSELEASLAGEKKKNQELKERIAAKEKLLFVTARSESLDKGEELLTTKQTIASLNEELDKKEKVQEELLFIQQQLEETIVNLKKDYNEVAEILELKKADIKSLNEILETTKDELVICRSELESLKAVPASDSVKGNSLFAEVEDNRRELIKDLTSMKEKYMEMKETYRAKENEISALKAERATLLKRWKDDDAEMINHNASLIETYKARILELENKLKDEAKKLKVTDGNKEPANNNFSYLQSLLATKKKEIEELQSHLDESSTQKIIQEEIKCHLSKQLIQWRRKAMSFQAQALTAQNQIKCEDCLRLNLKDFGDANICGGIEHLDGESMENIASNLGEACHVDDTLEKLLQVPRLSTDEWKSSTASVSGLNNDLEILQEFNTLGESKEAIRSRKSIETCRVSLSPKKSIGSQESNKENTADTSNAIDVTLKSGLVKPLKKTTCPKNQEKTTKSLRFTSDTVDVQKPKLIRQKVEKKCPVVFISTQPKK; this comes from the exons ATGCTCGACGGCGGGGATGATAGCTCGTTAAAAACGAATCAGAAAAAAACTAACGAAGAATTAAAATACGAGATGAGCGAATTGAATAAGCTGTTAAACGCGGAAACAGAATACAACGAAAAGTACCAGCAGGAGATGCACGAGATGCGACAAAAGTTGGGAGCCGCTCTCGCCATGCAAAAAGATCTTTTCGAAAGCAACGAATTATTGGAGGAAAATCTCACCCGGCACAAGTTGGATGCGGAAATGAAGACAAATCAACTTTTAGAAAA ATTTGCTAACGAGAAAAAGGATTACCAAGAACAACTCTCAGAGCTTGAGGCAAGCCTggctggtgaaaaaaaaaagaatcaagagttgaaagaaagaattgCCGCTAAGGAAAAACTACTCTTCGTTACTGCACGATCCGAAAGTTTAGACAAAGGTGAGGAATTACTAACAACGAAGCAAACGATCGCTAGTCTCAACGAGGAATTagataagaaagaaaaagttcAGGAAGAGTTGTTATTTATACAACAGCAGCTTGAGGAAACTATCGTGAACCTTAAAAAAGACTACAATGAAGTTGCGGAAATATTGGAG ttGAAAAAAGCAGATATAAAATCACTGAATGAGATTTTGGAAACTACCAAGGATGAACTTGTTATATGTCGGTCTGAGTTGGAGTCATTGAAAGCTGTTCCCGCGAGTGATTCTGTCaagg GGAATTCGCTGTTTGCCGAAGTAGAAGATAATCGGAGAGAATTGATAAAAGACTTGACATCAATGAAGGAAAAATACAtggaaatgaaagaaacttACAGAGCAAAGGAGAATGAAATTAGTGCACTCAAAGCTGAGAGAGCGACGTTACTTAAAAGATGGAAAGATGACGATGCAGAGATGATAAATCATAACGCTAGTTTGATAGAAACGTACAAAGCGCGTATTTTGGAGTTGGAGAATAAGTTGAAAgatgaagcaaaaaaattgaaagttacAGACGGCAACAAAGAGCCAGCTAACAATAATTTCAG CTACCTACAATCTCTGCTGGCaacaaagaagaaagagaTTGAAGAACTGCAAAGTCACCTGGATGAAAGTTCAACGCAGAAGATTATACAAGAAGAAATTAAATGCCATCTTTCAAAGCAGCTCATACAGTGGAGACGCAAAGCCATGTCGTTTCAG gCACAGGCATTGACTGCgcaaaatcaaatcaaatgtGAGGACTGTTTGAGACTGAACTTAAAAGATTTTGGGGATGCTAATATCTGTGGAGGAATTGAGCATCTAGATGGAGAATCAATGGAAAATATCGCGTCTAATTTAGGCGAGGCGTGTCACGTCGATGATACTTTGGAAAAACTACTCCAAGTTCCGAGACTTTCGACGGATGAATGGAAAAGTTCAACAGCTTCTGTGAGCGGGCTCAATAATGATTTGGAAATATTGCAAGAGTTTAATACACTCGGGGAATCCAAGGAAGCAATTCGTTCaagaaaaagtattgaaaCCTGTCGGGTATCACTGTCTCCAAAAAAAAGCATTGGTTCACAAGAGTCGAATAAAGAGAACACCGCCGATACTTCAAACGCGATTGACGTAACTCTAAAATCAGGACTTGTCAAACCGTTAAAGAAAACTACGTGTCCCAAGAATCAAGAGAAGACGACAAAGAGTTTGAGATTTACATCCGATACAGTCGATGTGCAAAAGCCTAAACTAATCAGGCAAAAAGTCGAGAAGAAATGTCCAGTTGTTTTTATCAGTACTCAAccaaaaaaatga
- the LOC124301801 gene encoding 28S rRNA (cytosine-C(5))-methyltransferase, producing the protein MSGVFEHSIKVPRLYKTVAKIVQTVREDGASLKQLVYLKQHPNIKALYALALTSLQHASQLDQLIRRTKILVNEPRLDPWLARVLITELLWGKKHLSSECKPVLTVLAYEKSLKDELKNTESFVNPENKLKVEKPRYVRVNTLSISVEEALESFKEEGWRQLHRSKDYVEFIESVSKLSGAAFIQDIHVPELLIFPAKTQFYNHAGYISGSIILQDKASCLPAYLLDARPGSTVLDMCAAPGMKTTHLAAMLNNKGKIYAVEIDKRRYQTLCEIVASTNSHCVETINADVMTLDARQCHDVEYILVDPSCSGSGMLDRLDVDSNTEKCAPGRLKNLQSFQVIILRHALLNFPKAKRIVYSTCSLYPEENEQVIDDVISQVGDAYKLVSAKTLMNENWLNYSSTDYNCKDNCLYARPETDLSNGFFVAVFERNFDAPLPDIKRKKNKLGADTIKGQNGVESSEIQSNKKDKKKKQKHSNEHASSNENGGATVTLGSEEITVDYGTVIQGGTDVVRKKKKKRAKDFDVAKNAGAEENSQNDCDKVNKTEEKISKRKHKHSGSVETIVENCDEVSTKKKKCKKSRTEDKEIDSDALRGDEESVKKKAKKSKKQRDRVETEDDAENQSKHKVSNDQVDKTAESADSASRKKRKKRKV; encoded by the exons ATGTCGGGCGTATTCGAACACTCGATAAAAGTACCGAGGCTTTACAAAACCGTTGCTAAAATTGTACAAACTGTTAGGGAGGACGGTGCCAGCCTCAAACAGTTAGTTTATCTCAAACAGCATCCC AATATTAAGGCGTTGTATGCTCTCGCGCTCACGAGTCTCCAGCACGCTTCTCAACTGGATCAGCTTATTCGTCGAACAAAGATACTGGTAAACGAGCCCCGACTTGACCCATGGCTAGCCAGAGTTTTGATCACTGAATTATTGTGGGGAAAAAAGCACTTGAGCTCAGAATGCAAGCCAGTGTTAACGGTTCTTGCCTATGAGAAATCATTGAAGGATGAGCTAAAGAATACAGAGTCATTTGTAAACCCTGAGAATAAGCTAAAAG ttGAAAAGCCAAGATATGTCAGAGTCAATACATTGTCGATATCCGTGGAGGAGGCGCTCGAGTCTTTCAAAGAAGAAGGATGGCGTCAATTGCACAGGAGCAAAGATTATGTCGAGTTTATCGAGTCTGTGTCAAAGCTGAGCGGTGCGGCATTCATCCAAGACATACACGTCCCGGAATTGTTGATATTTCCGGCAAAAACGCAATTCTACAACCACGCCGGCTACATTAGCGGGTCAATAATCTTACAGGACaag GCAAGCTGCTTGCCAGCCTATCTACTCGATGCTCGGCCAGGATCTACTGTACTTGACATGTGCGCTGCGCCAGGAATGAAGACAACGCATTTAGCTGCGATGCTCAATAATAAAGG AAAGATCTACGCGGTGGAAATCGACAAACGAAGGTATCAGACGCTCTGTGAAATAGTCGCATCGACAAACTCTCATTGCGTAGAAACCATCAATGCCGATGTAATGACGCTGGACGCCCGACAATGCCACGATGTTGAATATATTTTGGTAGATCCAAGCTGTTCTGGTTCAG GAATGCTCGACAGGCTGGACGTCGACTCCAATACCGAAAAATGCGCACCCGGAAGATTAAAGAATCTACAGTCGTTTCAGGTGATAATACTTCGTCATGCTCTCCTAAATTTTCCCAAGGCAAAGCGGattgtttattcaacttgTTCTCTCTATCCCGAAGAGAATGAACAGGTCATCGACGACGTTATATCCCAGGTTGGCGATGCGTACAAACTAGTATCAGCGAAAACACTTATGAATGAGAACTGGCTGAATTACAGTTCGACAGATTATAATTGTAAGGATAATTGCTTGTATGCTAGACCCGAGACTGACTTGAGTAACGGTTTCTTCGTGGCTGTTTTTGAGAGGAACTTCGACGCTCCGTTACCAGATATTAAACGCAAAAAGAATAAACTTGGAGCTGATACAATCAAAGGACAAAACGGTGTGGAGTCAAGTGAAATTCAATCTAACAagaaagataagaaaaagaagcaGAAGCACTCCAATGAACATGCGTCGAGTAATGAAAACGGTGGCGCAACTGTTACGCTGGGAAGTGAAGAAATCACTGTCGATTACGGAACAGTTATTCAAGGAGGAACAGACGTGgtacgaaagaagaaaaaaaagcgagCAAAAGACTTTGACGTAGCAAAGAACGCAGGCGCAGAAGAAAATTCTCAGAATGATTGCGACAAAGTTAACAAAACTGAAGAAAAGATATCAAAacgcaaacacaaacacaGCGGTAGCGTGGAAacaattgtagaaaattgcGACGAGGTGtcaacgaagaaaaagaaatgtaagAAATCGCGAACGGAAGACAAAGAAATTGACTCGGATGCACTTCGAGGAGATGAAGAAAGCGTTAAAAAGAAggcaaaaaaatcaaagaaacaaCGCGATCGTGTAGAAACTGAAGACGATGCGGAAAATCAATCGAAACACAAGGTATCCAACGATCAAGTTGACAAAACTGCCGAGAGCGCAGACTCAGCGTCTCGCAAAAAAcgtaaaaagagaaaagtttGA